Proteins found in one Triticum aestivum cultivar Chinese Spring chromosome 4D, IWGSC CS RefSeq v2.1, whole genome shotgun sequence genomic segment:
- the LOC123098276 gene encoding uncharacterized protein, with protein sequence MGKYVELLDMGVRIAARFHSHCPQTARMYYHPPASSSAAPGAGDAGGMVPGEGGAVAMAMMKRQQRAAIDATEIILYTVV encoded by the coding sequence ATGGGGAAGTACGTGGAGCTGCTGGACATGGGGGTGCGCATCGCCGCGCGGTTCCACTCCCACTGCCCGCAGACGGCCCGGATGTACTACCACCCTCCCGCCTCCTCCTCGGCCGCCCCCGGCGCCGGCGACGCCGGCGGGATGGTGCCCGGCGAAGGAGGCGCCGTGGCCATGGCCATGATGAAGAGGCAGCAGCGGGCCGCCATCGACGCCACGGAGATTATTCTCTACACCGTCGTCTAG